One region of Enterobacter ludwigii genomic DNA includes:
- a CDS encoding YgiW/YdeI family stress tolerance OB fold protein: MRKFAAIAAIMMMTTAPVFAAQGGFNGPSATQTQTQTQAGGFVDNDANLTTAVKVKEMKDDSWVKLRGNITQRLSDDRYTFRDETGTVNVEIDHKRWNGVTVSPQDKVEIQGKVDKEWNDFEIDVKQVIKLNK, translated from the coding sequence ATGAGAAAATTCGCTGCAATTGCCGCCATCATGATGATGACCACTGCCCCTGTTTTTGCTGCACAGGGTGGATTTAACGGCCCGTCGGCCACACAAACCCAGACCCAAACGCAGGCAGGCGGCTTTGTCGATAATGACGCGAACCTCACCACCGCGGTGAAGGTGAAAGAGATGAAGGATGACAGCTGGGTGAAGCTGCGCGGGAACATCACCCAGCGCCTGTCCGACGATCGCTATACCTTCCGCGATGAGACCGGCACGGTCAACGTGGAGATTGACCACAAGCGCTGGAACGGCGTGACTGTAAGTCCACAGGATAAAGTGGAAATCCAGGGTAAGGTCGATAAAGAGTGGAACGACTTCGAAATCGACGTGAAGCAGGTTATTAAGCTGAACAAATAA
- the qseB gene encoding two-component system response regulator QseB: protein MRILLVEDDRLIGDGIKAGLGKMGFSVDWFTDGKTGQAALYSAPYDAVVLDLTLPEIDGLEILRGWRESGRSEPVLILTARDALNQRVEGLRLGADDYLCKPFALIEVGARLEALVRRSHGQARSELRHGNVTLDPTRLIATLDGETLTLKPKEFALLELLMRNAGRVLPRKLIEEKLYTWDDEVSSNAIEVHVHHLRRKLGSEFIRTVHGIGYTLGDA, encoded by the coding sequence ATGCGCATTTTACTGGTAGAAGATGACAGGTTAATCGGCGATGGCATCAAAGCGGGTTTAGGCAAAATGGGCTTTAGCGTGGACTGGTTTACCGACGGAAAAACGGGTCAGGCTGCACTGTATAGCGCGCCGTATGATGCCGTGGTGCTGGATCTGACGTTACCGGAAATCGACGGGCTTGAGATCCTGCGTGGCTGGCGCGAAAGCGGGCGCAGCGAACCGGTGCTGATCCTGACCGCGCGGGATGCACTGAACCAGCGTGTTGAAGGGTTGCGTCTGGGCGCGGATGATTACCTTTGTAAGCCGTTCGCCCTGATCGAGGTCGGTGCCCGTCTCGAAGCACTGGTCCGCCGCAGCCATGGACAGGCACGCAGCGAGCTTCGACACGGCAACGTCACGCTCGATCCGACCCGTCTCATCGCCACGCTGGACGGCGAAACGCTGACGCTCAAACCCAAAGAATTCGCGCTGCTTGAGCTGCTGATGCGTAATGCAGGCCGGGTGTTGCCGCGTAAGCTGATCGAAGAAAAACTGTATACTTGGGACGATGAGGTCTCCAGCAATGCCATCGAGGTTCACGTCCATCATCTGCGCCGTAAACTTGGCAGCGAGTTTATCCGCACCGTGCATGGCATCGGCTATACCCTGGGTGACGCATGA
- the qseC gene encoding two-component system sensor histidine kinase QseC: MKLSLKLRLTLLFLLLSLTAWFAASLVAWQQTTHKLDKLFDTQQMLFAKRLLTMDLDEIRAPERMREIPKKAKHGRLDDDALAFAIYTVDGKMILNDGENGRDIPYHYRRDGFDNGQLQGDNDEWRFLWLTSPDGKYRVVIGQEWEYRQDMALDIVSSQLTPWLVALPVMLLLLILLLSRELRPLKKLAQTLRSRSPDATEPLTVQGVPTEVRPLLDSLNHLFARTQEMMTRERRFTSDAAHELRSPLAALKVQTDVAQLSSDDPQAQAKALTQLHAGIDRASRLVDQLLTLSRLDSLDNLDDVEPITLADLLQSAVLDIWHPAQQAGIDIRLNINAPEVTRTGQQLLLSLLVRNLLDNAIRYSPRGSVVDVTLDTRSFTVRDNGPGISPDALARLGERFYRPPGQDAMGSGLGLSIVKRIAALHGMRVSLSNAAEGGFEVKVSW; this comes from the coding sequence ATGAAACTGAGCCTGAAACTTCGCCTGACGCTTCTCTTCCTGCTGCTCTCTCTGACGGCCTGGTTTGCCGCCAGCCTGGTCGCCTGGCAGCAGACGACACACAAGCTCGATAAGCTGTTTGATACCCAGCAAATGCTATTTGCCAAACGGCTGCTGACAATGGATCTTGATGAGATCCGTGCCCCCGAGCGCATGCGTGAGATCCCAAAGAAAGCGAAGCATGGTCGTCTGGATGACGACGCGCTGGCTTTCGCCATCTATACCGTCGACGGCAAAATGATACTGAACGACGGGGAAAACGGGCGCGATATTCCGTACCACTATCGCCGCGACGGGTTTGATAACGGGCAGCTACAGGGCGACAACGACGAGTGGCGTTTTTTATGGCTGACCTCCCCCGACGGAAAGTACCGCGTGGTGATCGGCCAGGAGTGGGAGTACCGGCAGGATATGGCGCTGGATATAGTCAGTTCGCAGCTTACGCCGTGGCTGGTGGCGCTCCCCGTGATGCTGTTGTTGCTAATCCTTCTGTTAAGCCGTGAACTCAGGCCGCTGAAAAAACTGGCGCAGACCCTGCGCTCCCGCTCGCCAGATGCCACCGAACCGCTGACGGTTCAGGGTGTCCCCACGGAAGTGCGCCCCCTGCTCGACTCGCTGAATCATCTGTTCGCCCGCACCCAGGAGATGATGACCCGCGAGCGCCGTTTTACCTCCGATGCCGCCCACGAATTACGCAGTCCGCTGGCGGCCCTGAAAGTGCAAACTGACGTGGCACAGCTCTCCTCGGACGATCCGCAGGCGCAGGCAAAAGCGCTCACACAACTGCATGCGGGTATTGACCGTGCGTCCCGGCTGGTGGATCAACTTCTTACGCTGTCGCGTCTGGATTCACTGGATAATCTTGACGATGTCGAACCGATTACCCTTGCCGATTTACTGCAGTCGGCCGTGCTGGATATCTGGCATCCCGCTCAACAGGCAGGCATTGATATCCGGCTGAACATCAATGCGCCAGAGGTTACACGCACGGGTCAGCAGTTGCTCCTGAGCCTGCTTGTTCGCAACCTGCTGGATAACGCCATTCGTTATAGCCCGCGAGGCAGCGTGGTGGACGTGACGCTGGACACCCGAAGCTTTACCGTACGCGACAACGGCCCTGGTATTTCGCCTGATGCGCTGGCGCGCCTCGGCGAGCGATTTTATCGACCACCGGGTCAGGATGCCATGGGCAGCGGGCTCGGATTATCCATTGTGAAGCGCATCGCCGCCCTGCACGGTATGCGTGTTTCATTAAGCAATGCGGCGGAAGGCGGTTTTGAAGTGAAGGTCAGCTGGTAA
- a CDS encoding NAD(P)H-dependent oxidoreductase codes for MSNILIINGAKEFAHSKGQLNDTLTEVADGFLRDAGHDVKVVRADSNYDVKAEVQNFLWADVVIWQMPGWWMAAPWTVKKYMDDVFTEGHGSLYASDGRTRSDASKKYGSGGLIQGKKYMLSLTWNAPLEAFTEKDQFFEGVGVDGAYLPFHKANQFLGMDPLPTFIVNDVIKMPDVPRYIAEYRKHLAEIFA; via the coding sequence ATGAGCAACATTCTGATTATTAACGGTGCAAAAGAATTTGCGCACTCTAAAGGCCAGTTGAATGACACCCTGACCGAGGTCGCGGACGGTTTCCTGCGCGACGCCGGGCATGATGTTAAGGTCGTGCGTGCAGACAGCAACTATGACGTGAAAGCCGAAGTGCAGAACTTCCTGTGGGCTGACGTGGTGATCTGGCAGATGCCGGGCTGGTGGATGGCCGCGCCGTGGACCGTGAAAAAATACATGGATGACGTGTTCACTGAAGGTCACGGCTCTCTGTATGCCAGCGATGGCCGCACCCGCTCTGACGCGTCCAAAAAATACGGTTCAGGCGGTCTGATTCAGGGCAAAAAATATATGCTGTCACTGACCTGGAACGCCCCGCTGGAAGCCTTCACCGAGAAAGATCAGTTCTTCGAAGGCGTAGGCGTTGACGGCGCATACCTGCCGTTCCATAAGGCTAACCAGTTCCTGGGGATGGATCCGCTGCCAACCTTTATCGTCAACGACGTGATTAAAATGCCTGATGTCCCACGCTATATCGCAGAATATCGCAAGCATCTCGCGGAAATTTTTGCTTAA
- a CDS encoding antibiotic biosynthesis monooxygenase — protein MLTVIAEIRTRPGQHHRQAVLDQFAKIIPTVLKEEGCHGYAPMVDAATDASFQATAPDSIIMVEQWETVAHLEAHLQTPHMKAWSDAVKGDVLETHIRILEQGV, from the coding sequence ATGCTTACCGTTATCGCAGAAATCCGTACTCGTCCAGGTCAACATCACCGTCAGGCGGTGCTGGATCAGTTCGCGAAAATTATCCCGACCGTACTGAAAGAAGAAGGCTGCCATGGCTACGCGCCAATGGTGGATGCCGCCACTGACGCCAGCTTCCAGGCCACCGCGCCGGACTCGATCATCATGGTTGAGCAGTGGGAAACCGTCGCGCATCTTGAAGCGCACCTGCAGACCCCGCACATGAAAGCGTGGAGCGACGCGGTGAAGGGTGACGTGCTGGAAACCCACATCCGTATTCTGGAGCAAGGGGTTTAA
- a CDS encoding MurR/RpiR family transcriptional regulator, which translates to MIRKEKGRVDVYGDRFRSRAHQLTPRVLQVASYINENREAVMEQTAMEIATQLKTSDATVVRAIQALGFAGLRDLKQTLEQWFGPVVSSSEKMSTTVNTLTSDVNASIDFVLEGHQHTLDVLSEPHNRYAMAQAVSLLAQARQVAIFGIGASGILAEYTARLFSRMGLPATPLNRTGIGLAEQLIALQRGDVLVMMAQKSAHREGQTTLREAKRLGIPTILLTNALDSRFSKEASVVIHVPRGGEKGKIPLHGTVLLCLEMIIVSVASTEPQRTIKSMKRINEFHRGLKPGKKSS; encoded by the coding sequence GTGATCCGCAAAGAGAAAGGGCGCGTGGATGTCTACGGTGACCGCTTTCGTTCGCGTGCGCACCAGTTGACGCCGCGCGTGCTGCAGGTGGCAAGCTATATCAATGAGAACCGCGAAGCGGTGATGGAACAGACCGCAATGGAGATCGCGACGCAGTTGAAAACCTCGGATGCCACCGTCGTTCGCGCCATTCAGGCGCTGGGGTTCGCCGGGCTGCGCGATCTCAAACAGACGCTGGAGCAGTGGTTTGGCCCAGTGGTCAGTTCCAGCGAAAAGATGTCTACCACGGTGAATACACTGACCAGCGACGTCAACGCGAGCATTGATTTTGTGCTGGAGGGACATCAGCACACTCTGGACGTGTTATCCGAACCCCACAACCGCTATGCGATGGCTCAGGCGGTCTCACTGCTGGCACAGGCGAGGCAGGTCGCGATTTTTGGTATCGGCGCATCGGGTATTCTGGCCGAGTACACCGCCAGGTTGTTCAGCCGTATGGGATTACCCGCCACACCGCTTAACCGCACAGGAATAGGGCTTGCCGAACAGCTCATCGCCCTTCAGCGCGGTGACGTGCTGGTGATGATGGCCCAGAAATCCGCGCACCGGGAGGGGCAAACCACGCTGCGTGAAGCAAAACGTCTCGGTATTCCGACTATCCTGCTGACCAACGCCCTGGACTCGCGTTTCAGTAAAGAGGCCAGCGTGGTGATCCACGTCCCGCGCGGCGGTGAAAAGGGCAAAATCCCACTTCATGGTACGGTACTGCTGTGTCTGGAGATGATTATTGTGTCCGTCGCCTCCACCGAGCCGCAGCGCACCATCAAATCAATGAAGCGGATCAACGAGTTTCATCGGGGATTAAAACCGGGGAAGAAAAGCAGCTAA
- a CDS encoding iron-siderophore ABC transporter substrate-binding protein, which produces MRVLFSMLLLVGFAVSAAEPTQTFTDDLGRKVVVPVHPKRIVSLHDLDITIPLIELGVPPVASHGRTRPDGSHFLRSSGMLTGVDFDNSDIKFIGTADIDIEAIAAAKPDLIITEPTRNTPVEQLQKIAPTVSIDHLDGGAPEIYRKLAQLTGTQARLKILERRYKEQINALKATVDTRKISVSVIQANQGKINAMHSYHSLGRVLRDAGFTFPPLIEAIPEGGRIDVSAERLPELDADFVFATWRGDTGGKPQDELAAMEAVMPGWCQFLNACRTGHYVLISREEAISNSFASLGLMAAQVQSQIAGRPLPEAAR; this is translated from the coding sequence ATGCGCGTACTTTTTTCGATGTTGTTGCTGGTCGGGTTTGCGGTGAGCGCGGCAGAACCGACTCAGACATTTACCGATGATTTGGGGCGCAAGGTTGTTGTGCCAGTTCATCCGAAACGGATTGTCTCGCTGCATGACCTGGATATCACCATCCCGCTCATTGAGCTTGGCGTACCGCCGGTAGCCAGCCACGGCCGTACGCGACCGGACGGCAGCCATTTTCTGCGCTCCAGCGGCATGCTAACGGGCGTCGATTTCGATAATTCCGACATCAAGTTTATCGGCACTGCGGATATCGACATTGAGGCCATCGCCGCTGCAAAACCGGATCTGATTATCACTGAGCCGACCCGCAACACGCCGGTGGAACAGCTGCAAAAAATTGCCCCGACGGTGAGCATCGATCATCTCGACGGCGGTGCGCCGGAAATCTACCGCAAACTGGCGCAACTTACCGGAACGCAGGCGCGACTGAAGATCCTGGAGCGCCGCTATAAGGAACAAATCAACGCGCTGAAAGCGACGGTGGATACCCGTAAAATTAGCGTATCAGTGATTCAGGCGAATCAGGGAAAGATTAACGCCATGCACAGCTACCACTCGTTGGGGCGTGTACTGCGTGATGCCGGGTTCACCTTCCCGCCGCTAATTGAGGCCATCCCGGAAGGGGGACGGATTGACGTCAGCGCCGAGCGCCTGCCGGAGCTGGATGCTGATTTCGTCTTCGCCACCTGGCGTGGGGATACGGGCGGTAAACCGCAGGACGAGCTGGCAGCGATGGAGGCGGTAATGCCTGGCTGGTGTCAGTTCCTGAACGCCTGCCGAACCGGACACTACGTGCTGATCTCACGTGAAGAGGCCATCTCGAATTCCTTCGCGTCTTTAGGCCTGATGGCCGCGCAGGTGCAATCGCAGATCGCCGGGCGACCACTGCCGGAGGCAGCACGGTGA
- a CDS encoding iron ABC transporter permease: MNRAGLRAIRIGRLSALVRPKTLACLAFLALVALSLLGFGLTHGSLPIPTSAIARALFSPEGLTAEAHYIVMDIRLPRLLMAILCGAMLGMAGAAMQSITRNGLADPGLIGVKEGCSAAVLVLIFQFPELSLAWRPLAGMAGGLLTAMLVILLARDISRPRFILIGIGVSWAFAAAMGVFMTTADVRDVQTAMLWLAGSLHAANWTLVGLAALWTLPAFALLLFTARAADVALLGNQAATGLGVRTTRLALLRVLAPVVLTAACVSCVGSIGFVGLIAPHMARLLLRGGQTALLTGSAVLGALLVLLADNVGRLAFLPLQLPAGIVISLIGGPFFLLLLWQRRDRF, encoded by the coding sequence ATGAACCGGGCCGGACTCCGCGCGATCCGTATTGGTCGCCTGTCGGCATTGGTTCGCCCGAAGACGCTGGCATGCCTGGCGTTTTTAGCACTGGTGGCATTAAGTCTGCTGGGCTTTGGTCTGACGCACGGTTCGTTGCCCATTCCCACCTCCGCTATTGCCCGCGCGCTGTTTTCTCCTGAAGGTCTGACAGCAGAGGCGCACTATATCGTGATGGATATTCGTCTGCCGCGCCTGCTGATGGCGATACTGTGCGGCGCAATGCTCGGTATGGCCGGGGCGGCCATGCAGTCCATCACCCGCAATGGCCTGGCCGATCCCGGTCTTATTGGCGTGAAAGAGGGCTGCAGTGCGGCAGTGCTGGTGCTGATCTTTCAGTTCCCGGAGTTGAGCCTGGCCTGGCGTCCGCTGGCAGGAATGGCCGGGGGACTACTCACTGCGATGCTGGTGATCTTGCTGGCGCGTGATATTTCGCGCCCGCGATTCATCCTGATTGGCATCGGCGTGTCATGGGCCTTTGCTGCTGCAATGGGCGTCTTTATGACCACCGCCGACGTGCGTGACGTGCAGACGGCAATGCTCTGGCTGGCAGGAAGCCTGCATGCGGCAAACTGGACGCTGGTGGGGCTGGCTGCACTCTGGACGCTTCCCGCGTTTGCGTTGTTACTGTTTACCGCGCGCGCCGCCGATGTTGCGTTACTCGGTAATCAGGCCGCAACAGGCCTGGGCGTGCGTACAACCCGACTGGCGCTGCTGCGCGTTCTCGCCCCGGTGGTGCTGACGGCGGCCTGCGTCTCCTGCGTAGGCAGTATTGGTTTCGTGGGACTCATTGCCCCGCATATGGCACGTCTGCTGCTGCGTGGTGGGCAAACCGCGCTCCTGACGGGAAGTGCTGTGCTGGGTGCGCTGCTGGTGCTGCTGGCGGATAACGTTGGCCGTCTGGCATTTCTCCCGCTGCAACTGCCAGCGGGAATTGTGATTTCATTGATTGGCGGACCGTTTTTCCTGCTGTTGCTCTGGCAGCGTCGGGACAGATTTTAG
- a CDS encoding iron ABC transporter permease — MIRTTLAFILFALLLMMGAIAHLGIGARVIPPLTVVQAFFDFNPHNFDHNVIIKLRLLRLSAAMVTGAALGVAGVLLQSVIRNPLGEPHILGLNAGAALAVVLTSALGMTLPFGRPLVAAAGAAALFLLVLMFSSSGRTGLTPMKVTLCGVALSAFASSVTAAVLILDEQTLLALRTWLAGDLAGIKQETLRSALWAAAAGFVLAIGVSPSLNMLALGDRMAQGLGVSLLKTRLLALLAIALLCGAAVSIAGPIGFIGLVVPQLIRRLVSVDLRVMVPLSALCGALVLLLADIAARTLFTPWELATGIMTALVGAPVFIFMASRMFK; from the coding sequence ATGATACGCACGACGCTGGCTTTTATTCTCTTTGCGTTACTGCTGATGATGGGGGCGATCGCCCACCTGGGTATCGGCGCGCGCGTTATTCCTCCGCTGACGGTGGTCCAGGCGTTTTTTGATTTTAATCCCCATAATTTCGATCATAACGTCATTATCAAATTAAGACTGCTGCGCCTCAGCGCCGCGATGGTGACAGGCGCCGCGCTCGGCGTGGCGGGCGTCCTGCTGCAGTCCGTGATCCGCAACCCGCTCGGTGAACCGCATATTCTGGGGCTGAATGCCGGTGCGGCGCTGGCGGTGGTGCTGACGAGTGCGCTCGGAATGACGCTGCCGTTTGGTCGCCCGCTCGTTGCCGCCGCCGGTGCCGCCGCGCTGTTTTTGCTGGTGCTGATGTTCTCCTCGTCTGGCCGCACCGGGCTCACACCCATGAAAGTGACGCTGTGTGGCGTGGCACTGTCGGCATTTGCCTCATCAGTGACTGCCGCAGTCCTGATTCTGGATGAACAGACCCTGCTCGCCCTGCGAACCTGGCTGGCGGGGGATTTAGCGGGGATAAAACAAGAAACGCTCCGGAGTGCCCTGTGGGCTGCTGCTGCCGGTTTTGTTCTCGCTATCGGAGTGTCGCCGTCGCTCAATATGCTGGCTCTGGGCGACCGGATGGCGCAGGGGCTTGGCGTATCGCTGCTGAAAACTCGCCTGCTCGCCCTGCTGGCCATCGCGCTGCTCTGCGGTGCGGCCGTCTCTATCGCCGGGCCGATTGGCTTTATCGGCCTGGTCGTGCCGCAGCTCATTCGCCGTCTGGTGTCGGTCGATTTACGCGTGATGGTGCCGCTGTCTGCCCTGTGTGGCGCGCTGGTTCTGCTGCTGGCAGATATTGCCGCCCGTACATTGTTTACGCCCTGGGAGCTGGCAACCGGCATCATGACAGCCCTGGTTGGCGCACCAGTCTTCATTTTCATGGCGTCGAGGATGTTCAAATGA
- a CDS encoding ABC transporter ATP-binding protein, producing the protein MTYNTKKSGLVLENLSAGYQKKIIVDDISLAIPQQKMTVLVGANGCGKSTLLSTIARLLQPLGGTALLDGKAIHEQPTKTVARQLGILPQSPLLPEGLTVFELVSRGRFPWQNFMRQWSDEDERAVEEALHLTGTAEFAHLSVESLSGGQRQRCWIAMALAQQTPYILLDEPTTFLDLRYQVEILELLHTLTRQHGRTVVVVLHDLNFAVNYGDSLIFLRQGKVEGVLHEGDACTPELIKAVFDVDVHMSVNPLTGKPFFMPFRQVTEKP; encoded by the coding sequence GTGACTTACAACACGAAAAAATCGGGACTGGTTCTGGAGAACCTCTCTGCGGGTTATCAGAAAAAAATCATCGTTGATGATATCTCCCTTGCGATCCCTCAGCAGAAAATGACGGTGCTGGTAGGGGCGAACGGCTGTGGAAAGTCCACACTGTTGAGCACTATCGCGCGACTGCTGCAGCCGCTCGGGGGCACCGCGCTGCTGGACGGTAAAGCCATTCATGAGCAGCCGACCAAAACGGTTGCCCGTCAGTTGGGTATCCTTCCTCAGTCTCCGCTGCTGCCGGAAGGGTTAACCGTCTTTGAGCTGGTTTCTCGCGGGCGCTTTCCCTGGCAAAATTTTATGCGCCAGTGGAGCGACGAGGACGAACGGGCTGTTGAAGAGGCGCTTCACCTGACGGGGACGGCGGAGTTTGCGCATCTGTCGGTCGAAAGCTTGTCCGGCGGCCAGCGCCAGCGCTGCTGGATCGCCATGGCCCTGGCGCAGCAAACGCCGTATATCCTGCTGGATGAACCGACAACCTTTCTCGATCTCCGCTATCAAGTGGAGATCCTGGAATTGCTGCATACGCTGACCCGCCAGCACGGACGCACCGTCGTGGTGGTGCTGCACGATCTTAATTTCGCGGTGAACTACGGTGATTCACTGATCTTTTTACGTCAGGGGAAAGTTGAAGGCGTATTGCATGAGGGCGATGCCTGCACGCCGGAACTGATCAAAGCGGTGTTTGATGTCGACGTGCATATGTCGGTTAACCCGTTAACCGGCAAACCGTTTTTTATGCCGTTTCGTCAGGTCACTGAAAAACCATGA
- a CDS encoding TonB-dependent siderophore receptor → MATYTPSLSGAKGRALFSLLFMAPLVQAADNTTAKDGETLTVIASPNATADATNGYQPLNTSTATLTNMPMLDIPQVVNTVSDKVLEDQHATTLDEALYNVSNVVQTNTLGGTQDAFVRRGFGANRDGSIMTNGLRTVLPRSFNAATERVEVLKGPASTLYGILDPGGLINVVTKRPEKTFGGSLSATSSSFGGGTGQVDVTGPIEGTRLAYRLTGEYQDEDYWRNFGNERSTFIAPSLTWFGDDATVTVLYSHRDYKTPFDRGTIFDLNTKQPVNVDRKTRFDEPFNITDGQSDLAQLNAEYRLNSQWTAKFDYSFSQDKYSDNQARVMAYDSKTGNLTRRVDATQGSTQRMHTSRADLQGNVDIAGFYNEILTGVSYENYDLLRTDMIRCKNVKDFNIYNPTYGNLSKCTTVSASDSDQTIKQESYSAYAQDALYLTDKWIAVAGLRYQYYTQYAGKGRPFNVNTDSRDDQWTPKLGLVYKLTPAVSLFANYSQTFMPQSSIASYIGDLPPETSNAYEIGAKFDLFDGITANIALFDIHKRNVLYTESIAGETVAKTAGRVRSQGVEVDLAGSLTENTNIIASYGYTDAKVLEDPDYAGKPLPNVPRHTGSLFLTYDIHNAIGGNTLTLGGGGHGVSRRSATNGADYYLPGYFVADAFAAYKMKLQYPVTLQVNVKNLFDKTYYTSSIATNNLGNQIGDPREVQFTVKMEF, encoded by the coding sequence ATGGCTACGTACACACCTTCTCTCTCTGGGGCAAAAGGGCGCGCGCTCTTTTCACTGCTGTTTATGGCGCCGTTGGTACAGGCAGCGGACAACACAACGGCTAAAGACGGCGAAACGCTTACCGTCATCGCCAGTCCGAATGCCACGGCAGATGCTACAAATGGCTATCAGCCGTTGAATACCTCCACCGCGACACTGACCAACATGCCAATGCTGGATATCCCGCAGGTGGTCAATACCGTCAGCGATAAGGTGCTGGAAGATCAGCACGCCACTACGCTGGATGAAGCGCTCTATAACGTCAGCAACGTGGTGCAAACCAATACTCTGGGCGGTACGCAGGATGCATTTGTTCGTCGTGGGTTTGGCGCGAACCGCGACGGGTCAATCATGACCAACGGTCTGCGCACCGTCCTGCCGCGCAGTTTTAATGCCGCAACCGAGCGCGTGGAAGTGCTTAAAGGCCCGGCCTCAACGCTGTATGGCATTCTCGATCCTGGCGGTTTGATTAACGTCGTCACTAAACGCCCGGAGAAGACCTTCGGCGGCTCACTTTCTGCCACTTCTTCCAGCTTTGGCGGCGGTACCGGCCAGGTTGATGTTACCGGCCCAATTGAAGGCACGCGTCTGGCGTATCGTCTCACGGGTGAGTATCAGGACGAAGATTACTGGCGCAATTTTGGCAACGAGCGCAGCACCTTTATCGCACCGTCGCTGACCTGGTTTGGCGATGATGCCACCGTGACCGTGCTCTATTCGCATCGCGACTATAAGACACCATTCGATCGCGGAACGATCTTCGATCTCAACACCAAACAGCCGGTAAACGTTGATCGCAAAACGCGTTTTGATGAACCGTTTAACATCACCGATGGTCAGTCAGACCTGGCGCAGCTCAACGCAGAATATCGCCTGAACAGCCAGTGGACCGCAAAGTTCGACTACAGCTTTAGCCAGGATAAATACAGCGATAACCAGGCCCGCGTAATGGCCTACGATTCAAAAACTGGCAACCTGACCCGCCGCGTAGATGCGACGCAAGGCTCGACCCAGCGGATGCATACGTCGCGTGCGGATCTGCAGGGGAATGTGGACATCGCTGGCTTCTACAACGAGATCCTGACCGGCGTATCGTATGAGAATTACGATCTGCTGCGTACGGATATGATCCGCTGTAAAAACGTCAAAGATTTCAATATCTATAACCCGACGTATGGCAACCTTAGCAAGTGCACCACTGTCTCAGCGTCAGACAGCGACCAGACCATCAAGCAAGAGAGCTACTCCGCCTACGCTCAGGACGCGCTGTACCTGACCGATAAATGGATCGCCGTCGCCGGATTACGCTATCAGTATTACACACAGTACGCCGGTAAAGGTCGCCCGTTCAACGTCAATACCGACAGCCGCGACGACCAGTGGACACCGAAGCTGGGGCTGGTTTACAAACTCACGCCAGCGGTCTCGCTGTTTGCCAACTATTCCCAGACGTTTATGCCGCAATCGTCCATTGCGAGCTACATCGGCGATCTGCCGCCAGAAACATCAAATGCGTATGAAATTGGCGCTAAGTTTGACCTGTTTGACGGTATTACTGCCAATATCGCACTGTTTGATATTCACAAACGCAACGTGTTGTACACCGAAAGCATCGCGGGAGAAACCGTCGCAAAAACCGCTGGGCGTGTGCGTTCGCAGGGTGTAGAGGTGGATCTGGCAGGGTCCCTGACGGAAAACACCAATATTATTGCCAGCTACGGCTATACCGACGCAAAAGTGCTGGAAGACCCGGACTATGCAGGCAAACCGCTGCCGAACGTGCCACGCCATACCGGCTCACTGTTCCTGACCTATGACATTCACAATGCGATCGGCGGAAATACGTTGACGCTTGGCGGGGGTGGACACGGCGTGAGCCGTCGCTCAGCGACCAACGGCGCGGACTATTATTTACCGGGCTATTTTGTTGCCGATGCCTTTGCGGCCTATAAGATGAAACTGCAGTATCCGGTGACGCTGCAGGTGAACGTGAAGAACCTGTTTGATAAGACTTACTACACCTCATCTATCGCGACCAATAACCTGGGCAACCAGATTGGCGACCCGCGCGAAGTGCAGTTTACGGTGAAGATGGAGTTTTGA